In the genome of Deinococcus reticulitermitis, one region contains:
- a CDS encoding glycosyltransferase family 4 protein yields the protein MSPRDLPPREGAQSARPREKVAVIAGYAPSLLNFRGPLIRTLRERGHEVIAFAPEHDVETATELLKLGVRYHPVPFERNGLNPLADLRGTRELTALLRRERPDVVFAYTVKPVVFGSFAARAAGIRRIYSMITGLGYTFTPEDGRTQVLNVLVRGLYGAALRFNRRAIFQNPDDRAVFTRGHLVDEDRTCLVNGSGVDLDHYAPAPLPPGPPTFLLLSRLLRVKGVLEYVQAARQLTQQLGPGRARFVLVGPLDTNPSGITQADLDAWQAEGVVEYLGSTTDVRPALAACHVFVLPSYGEGVPRTVLEALATGRAVVTTDAPGCRETVVPGRNGLLIPTKDPAALAAAMRRFIDDPSLAQRMGEASLELARQKYDVRLVNRQMLEAFELGGGSHEAPV from the coding sequence ATGAGCCCGCGTGACCTGCCCCCCCGCGAAGGCGCCCAGAGCGCGCGGCCGCGTGAAAAGGTGGCCGTGATCGCCGGGTACGCGCCCTCGCTCCTCAACTTCCGTGGCCCCCTGATCCGGACCCTGCGCGAGCGGGGGCACGAGGTGATCGCCTTCGCCCCCGAGCACGACGTCGAGACCGCCACCGAGCTGCTCAAGCTGGGGGTGCGCTATCACCCGGTGCCTTTCGAGCGCAACGGCCTGAACCCGCTCGCCGACCTGCGCGGCACCCGCGAACTGACCGCGCTGCTGCGGCGCGAGCGGCCCGACGTGGTGTTCGCTTACACCGTCAAGCCGGTGGTCTTCGGCTCCTTCGCGGCGCGCGCCGCCGGCATCCGGCGCATCTACTCCATGATCACCGGCCTCGGCTACACGTTCACGCCTGAAGACGGGCGCACCCAGGTGCTCAACGTGCTGGTGCGGGGGCTCTACGGGGCCGCGCTGCGCTTCAACCGCCGGGCGATCTTCCAGAATCCCGACGACCGGGCGGTGTTCACGCGCGGCCACCTCGTCGACGAGGACCGCACCTGCCTCGTCAACGGCTCGGGGGTGGACCTGGATCACTACGCGCCGGCGCCCCTGCCGCCTGGCCCGCCCACCTTCCTGCTCCTGTCGCGGTTGCTGCGGGTCAAAGGCGTACTGGAGTACGTGCAGGCCGCGCGTCAGCTGACCCAGCAGCTCGGGCCGGGGCGGGCACGCTTCGTGCTCGTCGGGCCGCTCGACACCAACCCCTCGGGCATCACGCAGGCGGACCTCGACGCCTGGCAGGCCGAGGGCGTGGTCGAGTACCTCGGCTCCACCACAGACGTTCGCCCAGCGCTGGCGGCGTGTCACGTCTTCGTGCTGCCGTCCTACGGGGAAGGCGTGCCGCGTACGGTGCTCGAAGCGCTCGCGACGGGCCGGGCGGTGGTCACCACTGACGCTCCAGGCTGCCGCGAGACCGTGGTGCCCGGGCGCAACGGCCTGCTGATTCCCACGAAGGACCCGGCGGCGCTCGCAGCGGCAATGCGGCGATTTATCGACGACCCGTCGCTGGCGCAGCGGATGGGCGAGGCCAGTCTGGAGCTTGCCCGTCAGAAATATGACGTCCGGCTCGTCAACCGCCAGATGCTCGAAGCCTTTGAACTCGGCGGGGGGAGTCATGAAGCGCCTGTTTGA
- a CDS encoding glycosyl hydrolase family 28-related protein produces the protein MTSGGSALPATSSVTADVETPADQTNSLSALSMPVGYTSIKQYGARCDGVTDDTVAIQKVLTAHTNVYIPVGTCVAGNLQLRSNQTVIGAGPTSVLFQKNGTDYLLGNRLGRGSTADVSTNMQGITLQNFKLRGRAGQVAFNEHIHLLNLSAVTDLTINGVTFERYVGDGFYLGSGPLGYERHNLRVKVLNSVFDGGVKNNRNGISIIDGTDVLIQGTKFLRSGRPDMPGAIDIEPDHQSDAFSRIRDITIDNCEFRDIGAASLISVLLRPQDVLTHPSQNITISNVRGFGTNQANQTALGLTNSSWGATELPTERTVPVNVKVTGSSFTGIYRPFIITQMKGAVIENTTFSNARAFAYIGQGGGAGFNRDITLNNVLFDNVGYDPSVGYKALTIYSNAGLTLNNVTVQNGTGLGIAFSSGRSSKVSILNTKIINNNGKLVYGIRRFGDHTLTPATNKVSSLSLVGVKGNDFIAQQ, from the coding sequence GTGACGTCCGGCGGGTCGGCCCTGCCGGCGACCTCGTCCGTGACCGCCGACGTCGAGACCCCTGCGGACCAGACGAACTCGCTGAGCGCCCTGAGCATGCCCGTGGGCTACACCAGCATCAAGCAGTACGGCGCCAGGTGCGACGGCGTGACCGATGACACGGTCGCCATTCAAAAGGTACTCACGGCCCATACGAACGTCTACATTCCGGTTGGCACCTGCGTGGCAGGCAACCTGCAACTGCGGTCCAACCAGACCGTGATCGGCGCCGGGCCGACCTCGGTGTTGTTCCAGAAAAACGGCACCGATTACCTGCTCGGCAACCGGCTGGGGCGTGGCAGCACGGCCGACGTTTCGACCAACATGCAGGGCATCACCCTCCAGAACTTCAAACTGCGGGGCCGCGCGGGTCAGGTGGCGTTCAACGAGCACATCCACCTCCTCAACCTCAGCGCGGTAACGGACCTGACCATCAACGGTGTGACCTTCGAGCGTTACGTCGGTGACGGCTTCTACCTCGGCTCCGGGCCCCTCGGCTATGAACGCCACAACCTCCGGGTCAAGGTGCTGAACAGCGTCTTCGACGGCGGGGTCAAGAACAACCGCAACGGCATCTCGATCATCGACGGCACAGACGTGCTGATTCAGGGCACCAAGTTCCTGCGCTCCGGACGCCCGGACATGCCGGGGGCCATCGACATCGAGCCCGACCACCAGAGCGACGCGTTCAGCCGGATTCGCGACATCACGATCGACAACTGCGAGTTCCGCGATATCGGCGCCGCGAGCCTGATCTCCGTGCTTCTGCGTCCCCAGGACGTGCTGACGCACCCCTCCCAGAACATCACGATCAGCAATGTGCGCGGCTTCGGGACCAACCAGGCCAACCAGACGGCGCTCGGGCTCACCAACTCCTCGTGGGGCGCCACCGAGCTCCCCACCGAGAGGACCGTGCCGGTCAACGTCAAGGTCACCGGCTCGTCTTTCACCGGCATCTACCGCCCCTTCATCATCACGCAGATGAAAGGCGCCGTCATCGAGAACACGACCTTCTCCAATGCGAGAGCCTTCGCCTACATCGGTCAAGGCGGCGGAGCGGGCTTCAACCGCGACATCACGCTGAACAACGTGCTGTTTGACAATGTCGGTTATGACCCGAGCGTGGGGTACAAGGCACTGACGATCTACTCGAACGCGGGCCTGACGCTGAACAACGTGACGGTGCAGAACGGAACGGGGCTGGGCATCGCCTTCTCCAGCGGCCGGTCGTCGAAGGTGAGCATCTTGAATACCAAGATCATCAACAACAATGGCAAGCTCGTTTACGGCATCCGCCGTTTTGGTGACCACACCCTGACTCCCGCCACCAACAAGGTCAGCAGCCTCAGCCTCGTTGGCGTGAAGGGCAACGACTTCATCGCCCAGCAGTAA
- a CDS encoding glycosyltransferase family 4 protein codes for MRVLALCPYPLEGPSARYRTYNFERPLARQGVTLDIRPFMTRELYFRWMRHRRLDLPTLGALLLASARRLTDLLRAGQYDAVWVHRQTAPAFHPLFDRLLMRRARRIVFDMDDSVFTEYPIDELLRGSVAATVGNSYLARYVELVAPQTRALVVPTVIDPEVYQPRVLPAQPRREDSRVTVGWIGTGASFRNYLARVLPRLAETCRAQGAELNVIASPDVRAEVEEHGARFTEWTLDGYLAELGAIDIGIMPLRDDDYVRGKCAFKLIEYGALGLPSVATDLGANREVVLDGETGFLAQSDEEFCARLTDLIRDADLRRRLGEAARARVLSHYTLDRQAEVVAELLRSLDHQPGREKKE; via the coding sequence ATGAGAGTGCTCGCCCTGTGCCCCTACCCGCTGGAAGGTCCGAGCGCCCGCTACCGCACCTACAACTTCGAGCGCCCGCTTGCGCGTCAGGGCGTCACGCTGGACATCCGGCCCTTCATGACGCGCGAGCTGTATTTCCGCTGGATGCGCCACAGGCGGCTGGACCTGCCGACGCTGGGCGCGCTGCTGCTCGCGTCCGCGCGCCGGCTCACCGACCTGCTGCGCGCCGGACAGTACGACGCCGTGTGGGTCCACCGCCAGACGGCGCCCGCCTTTCACCCGCTCTTCGACCGACTGCTGATGCGCCGCGCCCGCCGGATCGTGTTCGACATGGACGACTCGGTCTTCACCGAGTACCCCATCGACGAGCTGCTGCGCGGTTCGGTGGCCGCGACCGTGGGCAACAGCTATCTGGCCCGCTACGTGGAACTCGTGGCGCCGCAGACCCGGGCGCTGGTCGTGCCCACCGTGATCGACCCGGAGGTCTACCAACCCCGGGTCTTGCCAGCTCAGCCGCGCCGCGAAGACAGCCGCGTGACGGTCGGCTGGATCGGCACGGGCGCTTCCTTTCGCAATTACCTCGCGCGGGTCTTGCCACGGCTCGCCGAGACCTGCCGCGCGCAGGGCGCCGAGCTCAACGTGATCGCCTCGCCCGACGTGCGGGCCGAGGTCGAGGAACACGGTGCCCGCTTTACCGAATGGACCCTCGACGGGTACCTCGCGGAACTCGGCGCGATCGATATCGGAATCATGCCGCTCCGGGACGACGACTACGTGCGCGGCAAGTGCGCGTTCAAGCTGATCGAGTACGGAGCGCTGGGGCTGCCGAGTGTGGCGACCGACCTCGGGGCCAACCGCGAGGTCGTGCTCGACGGCGAGACGGGCTTTCTCGCGCAGAGCGACGAGGAATTCTGTGCGCGCCTGACCGACCTGATCCGGGACGCGGACCTGCGCCGGCGCCTGGGTGAAGCGGCCAGAGCGCGGGTGCTGAGCCACTACACCCTGGACCGGCAGGCCGAGGTGGTCGCGGAGCTGTTGAGAAGTCTGGACCATCAGCCTGGCCGTGAGAAGAAGGAGTAA
- a CDS encoding LCP family protein, with the protein MAAPRAPAPVRRPAAVTGKFKFIDRVVSSHRLHILVMGNDQESLRQGRADVLMVLTFDPVGQKLIFLNIPRDTRVFLPGRGWVKINSGYAYGGPELQITMVERFLGIPMDKYIEISQGGFKAAIDAVGGVEVRPRFAFTVNDRYEFPLGPQRLDGTMALIYSTMRKQDPEGDLGRNRRQQEVLRSLLTEFGQLEPLDLGPLMTSLLGELATNMRTDLTPAELLALRRHHAYVIDEQTTERVQGKGGTIGRTWFYSVPDRERQRLHLLLRDQ; encoded by the coding sequence GTGGCGGCTCCCAGGGCCCCCGCCCCGGTGCGGCGCCCAGCAGCGGTCACGGGGAAGTTCAAGTTCATCGACCGGGTGGTCTCGTCGCACCGGCTTCACATCCTGGTGATGGGCAACGACCAGGAGAGCTTGCGTCAGGGCCGGGCGGACGTGCTGATGGTCCTGACCTTCGATCCGGTGGGGCAAAAACTGATCTTCCTGAACATTCCCCGCGACACGCGGGTGTTTCTGCCCGGGCGCGGGTGGGTCAAGATCAATTCCGGGTACGCCTACGGGGGTCCGGAACTCCAGATCACCATGGTCGAGCGCTTCCTGGGCATTCCGATGGACAAGTACATCGAGATCAGCCAGGGCGGCTTCAAGGCAGCCATCGACGCGGTCGGCGGCGTCGAGGTCCGGCCGCGCTTCGCGTTCACGGTCAATGACCGCTACGAGTTCCCGCTGGGGCCCCAGCGCCTGGACGGCACGATGGCCCTGATCTACAGCACCATGCGCAAACAGGACCCGGAAGGCGACCTGGGGCGCAACCGCCGTCAGCAGGAGGTGCTGCGCAGCCTGCTGACCGAATTCGGACAACTCGAACCCCTGGATCTGGGACCGCTGATGACCAGCCTGCTCGGCGAACTGGCGACCAACATGAGAACGGACCTGACCCCCGCCGAGTTGCTCGCGCTGCGCCGGCACCACGCCTACGTGATCGACGAACAGACGACGGAGCGGGTGCAGGGCAAGGGCGGCACCATCGGCCGCACCTGGTTCTACTCGGTGCCCGACCGGGAGCGCCAGCGTCTGCACCTGTTGCTGCGCGATCAATAG
- a CDS encoding NAD-dependent epimerase — MKILVTGSAGFIGFHLASRLLARGDEVIGLDNFNDYYAVELKEARHRQLTASPSYRGVRLDLSDRAGVEDLFRREQPEVVVNLAAQAGVRYSLDHPHTYVDSNLVGFVNVLEGCRHHGVKHLVYASSSSVYGLNTHLPFSVHDRVDHPISLYAATKKANELMAHTYSHLYRLPTTGLRFFTVYGPWGRPDMALFKFTRAILAGEPIDVYNHGQMQRDFTYVGDIVTSVMRVIDHPATPDARWSSDQPDPATSSAPYRLYNVGNHQPVELLDLIRTLEEALGKKAELKLLPLQPGDVLSTFADVDNLVRDLGVQPATPLVSGLGRFVEWYRDFYSAGPGERR, encoded by the coding sequence ATGAAGATCCTCGTGACCGGCAGCGCCGGGTTCATCGGCTTTCACCTCGCCTCGCGGCTGCTCGCGCGCGGCGACGAGGTGATTGGCCTCGACAATTTCAACGACTATTACGCCGTAGAGCTCAAGGAAGCCCGGCACCGGCAGCTGACGGCCTCGCCCAGTTACCGCGGCGTGCGCCTCGACCTCAGTGACCGCGCCGGGGTCGAAGACCTCTTCCGGCGTGAGCAGCCCGAGGTGGTCGTCAACCTCGCCGCGCAGGCCGGCGTGCGCTACTCGCTCGACCACCCCCACACCTACGTGGACAGCAACCTCGTGGGCTTCGTCAACGTCCTCGAAGGCTGCCGCCACCACGGAGTGAAACACCTCGTCTACGCCTCGTCGAGCTCGGTGTACGGCCTCAACACCCACCTGCCGTTCTCGGTCCACGACCGGGTGGATCATCCGATCAGCCTCTACGCCGCGACGAAAAAGGCGAACGAGCTTATGGCGCACACCTACAGCCACCTCTACCGCCTGCCCACGACCGGCCTGCGCTTTTTCACGGTGTATGGCCCCTGGGGACGGCCCGACATGGCGCTGTTCAAGTTCACTCGCGCGATTCTGGCCGGCGAGCCGATCGACGTGTACAACCACGGGCAGATGCAGCGTGACTTTACCTACGTAGGCGACATCGTGACCTCGGTGATGCGGGTCATCGACCACCCGGCCACGCCCGACGCGCGCTGGTCGAGCGATCAGCCCGACCCGGCCACGAGCAGTGCCCCCTACCGCCTCTACAACGTGGGCAACCACCAGCCCGTCGAGTTGCTCGACCTGATTCGCACGCTGGAAGAGGCCCTCGGCAAAAAGGCCGAGCTCAAGCTGCTGCCGCTTCAGCCGGGCGACGTGCTCTCCACCTTCGCCGATGTCGACAACCTCGTCCGTGACCTCGGGGTGCAGCCGGCCACGCCGCTGGTGTCGGGCCTGGGCCGCTTCGTCGAGTGGTACCGCGACTTCTACTCTGCCGGACCGGGGGAGCGCCGATGA
- the asnB gene encoding asparagine synthase (glutamine-hydrolyzing), with amino-acid sequence MCGIAGIWQPRVGGAPLSEGTLQCGLDAIRHRGPDGQGIYQQPGVLLGMRRLAIIDLSGGDQPIFNEDGRLAVVFNGEIYNYKELTAGLKSRGHTFKTTSDTEVLVHLFEEQGPALVDELRGMFAFALHDRHKHELLLARDRFGKKPLYYTWGEGGELLFASELKALRAMARARGVEFSLNEQGLYDYLSLGSVPQPSTIFQGVYALPPGSWMRVTEQGHEIGRYWQLDFQPKLTLSYEEAQARTRELVAEAVRLRLRSDVPLGVFLSGGVDSSVVAYEAAQVLGGELNTFTVALGDRQFDESAVAARTAKRLGVRSTLLALEVSALSGLQELVRAYDQPFADPSAIPSLGIARLAREHVKVVLNGDGGDEVFGGYRRYVAASRAAAFDRLPRALFARAADLLGAETRPRRSPIGFAARFARGLTLPPGERYLAWTNDTLREADKRQYWRGTPQLPTEHRIEALLHPGLTGLDRQIDADVQVNLLSGLLVKMDIATMSHSLEARSPLLDHKVAEFAARLPAAYRVRGPRPKAVLRDAYRGRLPEEVLSGAKRGFEIPLQRWLEHDLRELLHDLLGDPQAEVRRWLDPAFVDGLLRRERLSDRNWAYIVYALLTLELWLRESR; translated from the coding sequence ATGTGCGGAATCGCAGGAATCTGGCAGCCCAGAGTGGGCGGGGCGCCGCTGAGCGAAGGGACGCTTCAATGTGGCCTCGACGCGATCCGGCACCGGGGACCGGACGGGCAAGGCATCTACCAGCAGCCCGGGGTGCTTCTCGGCATGCGCCGGCTCGCCATCATCGACCTCTCGGGCGGAGATCAACCCATCTTCAACGAGGACGGCCGGCTGGCGGTAGTGTTCAACGGCGAGATCTACAACTACAAGGAACTGACCGCCGGGCTCAAGTCGCGCGGTCACACCTTCAAGACCACGTCTGATACCGAGGTGCTCGTTCACCTGTTCGAGGAACAGGGACCAGCGCTCGTGGACGAGCTGCGCGGCATGTTCGCCTTCGCGCTGCATGACCGGCACAAGCACGAACTGCTGCTCGCGCGCGACCGCTTCGGCAAAAAGCCGCTGTACTACACCTGGGGTGAGGGGGGCGAGCTGCTGTTTGCCTCGGAACTGAAGGCGTTGCGGGCGATGGCGCGGGCGCGCGGCGTGGAGTTTTCGCTGAACGAGCAGGGCCTCTACGATTACCTCTCGCTCGGCAGCGTGCCGCAGCCCTCCACCATCTTTCAGGGGGTCTACGCCCTGCCGCCCGGCAGCTGGATGCGGGTGACCGAACAGGGGCATGAGATCGGGCGCTACTGGCAGCTCGACTTTCAACCCAAGCTCACCCTGAGTTACGAAGAAGCTCAGGCCCGGACGCGCGAACTCGTGGCCGAGGCGGTGCGGCTGCGGCTGCGCTCGGATGTGCCGCTCGGGGTCTTTCTCTCGGGTGGGGTGGACAGCAGCGTCGTGGCCTACGAGGCGGCGCAGGTGCTCGGCGGGGAGCTCAATACCTTCACCGTCGCGCTGGGCGACCGGCAGTTCGACGAGTCGGCGGTGGCCGCGCGTACCGCCAAGCGCCTCGGGGTCCGCAGCACGCTGCTGGCGCTGGAAGTCAGCGCGCTGAGCGGCCTGCAAGAACTCGTGCGCGCCTACGACCAGCCGTTTGCCGACCCTAGCGCCATTCCCAGCCTGGGCATCGCCCGCCTCGCGCGCGAGCACGTCAAGGTGGTGCTCAACGGGGACGGCGGCGACGAAGTGTTCGGCGGCTACCGGCGTTACGTGGCCGCGAGCCGCGCGGCGGCGTTCGACCGGCTGCCCCGCGCCCTGTTTGCCCGCGCTGCCGACCTGCTCGGGGCCGAAACCCGGCCTCGGCGCTCACCCATCGGCTTCGCGGCCCGCTTCGCGCGCGGGCTGACCCTCCCGCCCGGCGAGCGCTACCTCGCCTGGACGAACGACACGCTGCGCGAGGCCGACAAACGTCAGTACTGGCGCGGCACTCCGCAACTTCCGACCGAGCACCGCATTGAGGCCCTGCTGCACCCGGGCCTCACCGGCCTCGACCGCCAGATCGACGCCGACGTGCAGGTCAACCTGCTTTCGGGCCTGCTCGTCAAGATGGACATCGCCACGATGAGCCACTCGCTCGAAGCCCGCTCGCCGCTGCTCGACCATAAGGTGGCCGAATTTGCCGCCCGGCTGCCGGCCGCCTACCGGGTGCGCGGTCCCCGGCCCAAGGCCGTCCTGCGTGACGCCTACCGGGGCCGGCTCCCTGAAGAGGTGCTCAGCGGCGCCAAGCGCGGCTTCGAGATTCCCCTGCAGCGCTGGCTAGAGCACGACCTGCGCGAGCTGCTCCACGACCTGCTCGGCGACCCCCAGGCCGAGGTGCGCCGCTGGCTGGACCCCGCGTTCGTCGACGGCCTGCTGCGGCGCGAACGGCTCAGCGACCGCAACTGGGCCTATATCGTCTACGCGCTGCTGACGCTGGAACTGTGGCTGCGCGAGTCCCGCTGA
- a CDS encoding polysaccharide biosynthesis protein, translating into MQTLPLQDTRRMRGLGLDLGLWIAAAPAAFVLSGGLSDWQTALAYTAVSAVLKAVLLSQSDLTRHYVHFFSTSGIRGLLRTVALGEAMLLVGLLLLRALGLGALPITVPLTEGLLALAFLLGIRFLHRVQTEQKYHKASAGQRTLILGAGAAGQLLAREMLRQPNSVLRPVGFLDDDVQKQGQLIVGLPVLGSIRGNIGAHAQAVGAERIVIALPSVKGENIRLIHDEAKETGLGVQIMPSLSELLVHRPQIPQLRDVNLADLLRRPPSQLVHKEIGAYLTGQTVLITGAGGSIGSELARQVARYEPGQIVLFGRGENSIFAIQQELLEAYPNVPQTAIIGDVRHAQHMRILFERFRPQVVLHAAAHKHVPLMEDSPSEAIYNNVIGTRILTALCLEFGVRRYVNISSDKAVNPTSVMGSSKRLAEMIISVAAQSAAPDQAFMSVRFGNVLGSRGSVVPTFIRQIEAGGPVTITDQRMTRYFMTIPEASRLVLQAGALAGNGKVYVLKMGNPVKIVDLARDLIKLSGRDIAIKETGIRRGEKLYEELLTDREKVDETSHEEIFEARLETPDPEWLEAELSRLESYAREEDYVHVREQIRRMIPESHLGAQ; encoded by the coding sequence ATGCAGACCCTTCCCCTGCAAGACACCCGCCGGATGCGCGGCCTGGGGCTCGACCTGGGGCTCTGGATCGCCGCGGCGCCCGCCGCGTTTGTGCTCAGCGGCGGCCTGAGCGACTGGCAAACGGCCCTGGCGTACACCGCCGTCAGCGCGGTGCTCAAGGCCGTGCTGCTTTCTCAGAGCGACCTGACCCGCCACTACGTGCACTTTTTCAGCACCTCCGGCATCCGGGGCCTGCTGCGGACCGTGGCGCTGGGCGAGGCCATGCTCCTGGTGGGCCTGCTGCTGTTGCGGGCCCTCGGCCTGGGCGCTTTGCCCATCACGGTTCCCCTGACCGAGGGCCTGCTCGCGCTGGCTTTTCTGCTCGGGATCCGCTTCTTGCACCGCGTGCAGACCGAGCAGAAGTACCATAAGGCTTCGGCAGGGCAGCGCACCCTGATCCTGGGCGCGGGCGCCGCAGGGCAGCTTCTGGCGCGCGAGATGCTGCGTCAGCCGAACTCGGTGCTGCGTCCGGTGGGCTTTCTCGATGACGACGTGCAGAAACAGGGCCAACTGATTGTCGGCCTGCCGGTGCTGGGGTCCATTCGCGGCAACATCGGAGCGCACGCGCAGGCAGTCGGGGCCGAACGAATCGTGATTGCGCTGCCCTCCGTCAAGGGGGAAAACATTCGGCTGATCCACGATGAAGCCAAGGAAACCGGGCTGGGCGTGCAGATCATGCCGAGCCTTAGCGAGCTGCTGGTGCACCGCCCGCAGATTCCGCAATTGCGTGACGTGAACCTCGCCGACCTCCTGCGCCGGCCCCCCTCTCAACTCGTTCACAAGGAAATCGGGGCGTACCTGACGGGACAGACGGTCCTGATCACCGGGGCAGGCGGCTCGATCGGCAGCGAGCTCGCGCGGCAGGTGGCCCGCTACGAACCCGGTCAGATCGTGCTGTTCGGTCGCGGTGAGAACAGCATTTTCGCCATTCAGCAGGAGTTGCTCGAAGCGTATCCCAATGTGCCGCAGACCGCGATCATCGGCGACGTGCGCCACGCCCAGCACATGCGGATCCTCTTCGAGCGCTTCCGCCCACAGGTGGTGCTGCACGCGGCGGCCCACAAGCACGTGCCCTTGATGGAGGACAGCCCGAGCGAGGCCATCTACAACAACGTGATCGGCACCCGCATTCTCACGGCGCTGTGCCTGGAATTCGGGGTCCGGCGGTACGTGAACATCTCCAGCGACAAGGCCGTGAACCCCACGAGCGTGATGGGATCGAGCAAGCGCCTTGCCGAGATGATCATCAGCGTCGCGGCCCAGAGCGCCGCCCCCGATCAGGCCTTCATGTCGGTCCGCTTCGGCAACGTGCTGGGCAGCCGGGGCAGCGTGGTGCCCACCTTTATCCGCCAGATCGAAGCCGGGGGGCCGGTCACGATCACCGATCAGCGGATGACGCGCTACTTCATGACCATCCCCGAGGCGTCACGGCTCGTCTTACAGGCAGGCGCGCTCGCCGGCAACGGCAAGGTCTACGTGCTGAAGATGGGCAATCCGGTGAAAATCGTCGATCTGGCGCGTGACCTGATCAAGCTGTCCGGGCGTGATATCGCGATCAAGGAGACCGGCATTCGCCGCGGCGAGAAGCTTTACGAGGAACTGCTGACCGACCGCGAGAAGGTCGACGAGACGTCACACGAGGAGATCTTCGAGGCCCGGCTGGAAACCCCCGATCCCGAATGGCTGGAAGCGGAGCTGTCTCGCCTGGAAAGTTATGCCCGTGAGGAAGACTACGTGCATGTCCGCGAGCAGATTCGGCGCATGATTCCTGAAAGCCACCTCGGGGCGCAGTAA
- a CDS encoding DegT/DnrJ/EryC1/StrS family aminotransferase has translation MTVSPQNSSMPQLDMAASELDSSDRQAILDVLDSGRLALGPQVVAFEEAMAEYVGVKHAVAVNSGTAALHLIVRALGLAPGDEVLVPSFTFAASVNVLLYEGLKPVFIDITPDTYNLDPEELERRRTDRTKAVMVVDVFGHPAPWDELEAFADKYGLALIDDCCEALGSRYRGRVLGALGAAGAFAFYPNKQITTGEGGMIVTDRDDVAGLSRSMRNQGRGEMGAWLEHERLGYNYRLPELSAALGVSQLRRLDRFVAERQAVARRYDALIAGVPGVRPPVVRPEVDMSYFVYVVTLPQNLSRDQVIAALQERGVPSRGYFSPIHRQLYLKTYLDEVPTLPVTEEAAQRTLALPFHTKMDEAQQTYVCESLRNVLAEG, from the coding sequence ATGACCGTTTCTCCCCAGAACAGCTCCATGCCCCAGCTGGATATGGCCGCGTCCGAACTCGACAGCAGTGACCGTCAGGCCATCCTGGACGTGCTCGACAGTGGCCGCCTCGCCCTCGGCCCACAGGTCGTCGCCTTTGAGGAGGCGATGGCCGAATATGTGGGGGTCAAGCACGCCGTCGCGGTCAATTCCGGGACGGCGGCTCTGCACCTGATTGTCCGCGCGCTGGGACTCGCCCCCGGAGACGAGGTGCTTGTACCCTCCTTCACCTTCGCGGCGAGCGTGAATGTCCTGCTCTACGAGGGGCTCAAACCGGTGTTTATCGACATCACGCCGGACACCTACAACCTCGACCCCGAGGAACTCGAACGCCGGCGCACCGACCGCACGAAAGCGGTCATGGTGGTCGACGTGTTTGGTCACCCGGCCCCCTGGGACGAACTGGAGGCGTTTGCCGACAAGTATGGTCTGGCACTGATCGACGATTGCTGCGAAGCGCTCGGCAGCCGCTACCGGGGGCGGGTGCTTGGCGCGCTGGGCGCAGCGGGGGCGTTTGCGTTCTATCCGAACAAGCAGATCACCACGGGCGAAGGCGGCATGATCGTAACGGACCGTGACGACGTGGCTGGCCTGAGCCGCAGCATGCGCAACCAGGGCCGGGGCGAGATGGGTGCGTGGCTGGAACATGAGCGCCTGGGCTACAACTACCGCCTGCCGGAGCTCTCGGCGGCGCTCGGCGTCTCGCAACTGCGCCGCCTCGACCGCTTCGTCGCCGAGCGTCAGGCGGTGGCCCGACGTTACGACGCATTGATCGCCGGGGTGCCGGGGGTGCGCCCGCCCGTCGTCCGGCCCGAAGTCGACATGAGCTACTTCGTGTACGTCGTGACCCTCCCGCAAAACCTGAGCCGCGATCAGGTGATTGCGGCCCTGCAGGAACGCGGCGTGCCCAGCCGGGGGTATTTCTCGCCGATTCACCGTCAGCTGTACCTGAAGACCTACCTGGACGAGGTGCCCACGCTCCCGGTGACGGAAGAGGCGGCGCAGCGCACGCTGGCGCTCCCCTTTCACACCAAGATGGACGAAGCGCAGCAGACTTACGTCTGCGAGTCCCTGCGGAACGTGCTGGCCGAGGGATAA